The following are encoded in a window of Castanea sativa cultivar Marrone di Chiusa Pesio chromosome 5, ASM4071231v1 genomic DNA:
- the LOC142634884 gene encoding uncharacterized protein LOC142634884, with the protein MATNANQKVLPLAFAVVDKESGASWGWFLECLRSSIGHVIPDEGICIISDRHKGIKCAIAEWPIGDDGKLRIYHRYCLQHVASNFNTHFDDPTLKALALKAENTTHDAKFKSIMQTIKDVKINALRSVDPDDPHLERYMPYTYLMSEDVEKWTQSHDGGRRYEAMTTNISECFNRVLKGAHGLPIAAMVEFTWCKLVAYFHDRHKEITSDRSQGKVWSDYAMGIYTNNLQKTSGHTVREFNHETGVYQVVTPYNDHRGGRGNHSHEVRVFARTCGCGKWQNIKIPCSYSIKVLQQLHLNATSYIDPCYSLENAIHTYSHQFVVPMSESLWRDVRGPRRAEARFWNGIVRGSCGYLQYGQVLGDHVVSVWLRCAAFAYNANNRSTLALVALTLASSTIGALFEAIIASNHVVCRMYSG; encoded by the exons atggcaacCAATGCTAACcaaaaggttttgcctctcgcctttgctgttgtggacaagGAGTCAGGGGCTAGTTGGGGGTGGTTTTTAGAGTGTCTCAGGAGTTCGATAGGGCATGTGATACCTGACGAGGGCATTTGCATTATTTCTGACCGGCATAAAGGTATCAAATGCGCCATTGCAGAGTGGCCTATAGGTGATGACGGAAAGTTACGGATATATCACCGATATTGCCTTCAACATGTTGCTAGTAACTTCAACACACACTTTGATGACCCGACTCTAAaggcattggccttgaaagctgAAAATACGACTCATGATGCTAAATTTAAGTCCATAATGCAAACCATTAAGGATGTCAAGATTAATGCACTGAGGAGTGTAGACCCTGATGATCCCCATCTTGAACGCTatatgccatacacatatctaatgagTGAGGATGTGGAGAAATGGACCcagtcacatgatggtggaagacgttatgaggcaatgacaaccaatatctcTGAGTGCTTTAATAGGGTACTTAAAGGTGCCCACGGTTTGCCCATTGCTgcaatggttgagttcacttggtgcaaacttgttgcatatttccATGATCGACATAAAGAAATTACTTCTGATCGCTCTCAAGGTAAGGTCTGGAGTGATTATGCAATGGGGATCTATACCAACAATCTGCAGAAAACTTCAGGACACACTGTGAGGGAATTTAATCATGAAACTGGTGTATATCAAGTGGTTACCCCGTACAACGACCATAGAGGTGGAAGGGGAAACCACAGTCATGAAGTACGCGTATTTGCTagaacatgtggttgtggaaagtggcaaaacATTAAGATCCCTTGTTCATATTCAATTAAGGTTTTGCAGCAATTGCATCTCAATGCGACCAgctatattgacccatgttacaGTTTAGAGAACGCCATTCACACatattcacatcaatttgtggtgccaatgtcagagtcattgtggagggacgTTCGCGGACCACG gCGAGCGGAGGctcgattttggaatggcaTTGTACGTGGGAGTTGTGGTTATCTTCAGTATGGACAAGTGCTAGGCGACCATGTTGTATCAGTTTGG TTGCGTTGTGCAGCTTTTGCCTATAATGCCAACAACCGTAGTACTTTGGCATTAGTAGCACTTACTTTGGCAAGTTCAACCATAGGGGCCTTGTTTGAAGCAATAATAGCTAGTAATCATGTTGTATGCCGGATGTACTCTGGTTAA
- the LOC142634885 gene encoding uncharacterized protein LOC142634885, with the protein MDKYLIKKPRTQDSFPVQDSSPEQDSSPSSKRSRIDFNLENLPSDPGLRQKISSYHPNNHDEIRRYYLGKGPCRPPHDYPVSYFSGKPRRFRVEWYENRNWLEYSIAKDAAFCFYCYLFGKDVGKQGGSDTFVTKGFRLWNQVGKLDSHVGGVNSTHNQAVKKSEDLQKEKQHIQSVLVKQSNQDKAKYRIQLNAIVDCVRFLLFRGLAFRGHDESQGSSDKGNFLELLQFLGDHNESINEVMQNTWKNCKLTHPDIQKGMVNAIAHETSKAIIEDLGNGFFSILVDESRDISMKEQMALILRYVNKQGIIIEWFLGIVHVASTTALSLKCAIEGLLCEHNLSLSRLRGQGYDGASNMQVTVVGSSCKRRDALLDAQFDKIKEDLKNSVRRSGQGLNQETNLKRPGDTRWGSYYGTILNLILMFSAVADVLEIIEEDGLSDQKQRLQVMRDDEWTSLLTEVSSFGATYEIPILNMDEIFVVSGRPRRNTQQNTNLHHYRVELFYTIIDMQLQELNNRFSEVNTDLLICMACLNPSNSFVAFDKEKLIHLAKFYPYDFPGTDILALDSQLQNFIFDMRNNDLFLELQGVSELAEKLVSTRKHETYPLVYLLVKNTLGKIPGAATDTERQVFEQCVIKRKKRSLNNVQIDSSNIEHSNGSLHASGSLNLF; encoded by the exons atggacaaatacttGATAAAAAAACCACGTACCCAAGATTCATTTCCtgtgcaagattcatctccTGAGCAAGATTCATCTCCATCTTCTAAGCGAAGTCGTATtgactttaacttagaaaatcttCCTTCAGATCCTGGGCTACGACAAAAGATATCATCTTATCATCctaataatcatgatgaaataagaagatattatttAGGAAAAGGCCCTTGTCGACCTCCTCATGATTACCCGGTATCATATTTTTCTGGAAAGCCCCGTCGATTTAGAGTCGAATGGTATGAAAATAGAAATTGGTTGGAATATAGTATAGCCAAAGATgcagcattttgtttttattgctacCTATTTGGGAAAGATGTTGGTAAGCAAGGAGGAAGTGACACTTTTGTAACGAAGGGATTCAGACTTTGGAATCAGGTTGGGAAGTTAGATTCCCATGTTGGAGGAGTTAATAGTACTCATAACCAAGCTGTCAAGAAGAGTGAAGATTTACAGAAGGAAAAGCAACACATTCAAAGTGTCTTggttaagcaatcaaatcaagataaagcTAAATATCGGATTCAATTAAACGCAATAGTTGATTGCGTAAGATTCCTTTTATTCCGAGGATTAGCTTTTCGTGGTCACGATGAATCTCAAGGTTCAAGTGATAAAGGAAATTTCCTTGagcttctacaatttttggGGGATCACAATGAATCTATCAATGAAGTGATGCAAAATACTTGGAAAAATTGCAAGCTTACCCATCCTGATATTCAAAAAGGCATGGTGAATGCAATTGCACATGAAACATCCAAAGCCATCATCGAGGATCTTGGCAAtgggttcttttcaatattagttgatgagtCACGTGATATCTCAATGAAAGAACAAATGGCACTCATTCTTCGTTATGTGAACAAACAAGGAATTATTATAGAGTGGTTCCTTGGTATTGTACATGTAGCAAGTACCACCGCTTTGTCACTTAAATGTGCTATTGAAGgtttactttgtgaacataatttgagtttatcgaGACTACGTGGGCAAGGTTATGACGGAGCTAGTAATATGCAAG taactgTTGTTGGAAGCTCTTGTAAGAGACGAGATGCTCTTCTAGATGCTCaatttgacaaaattaaagaagatttaAAGAATAGTGTACGAAGAAGTGGACAAGGtttgaatcaagagacaaaTCTTAAACGTCCTGGTGATACACGTTGGGGATCATATTATGGGACtattctcaacttgattttgatgttctctGCTGTTGCTGATGTACttgagattattgaagaagatggGCTCTCCgaccaaaaa CAACGATTGCAAGTGATGAGAGATGATGAATGGACATCTTTATTGACTGAAGTGTCTTCATTTGGTGCCACATATGAAATTCCTATCttgaacatggatgaaatatttgtagttagtgGGAGGCCGCGACGCAACacccaacaaaatacaaatttacatcattatcgTGTTGAGCTATTCTACACAATCATAGATATGCAACTTCAAGAGCTAAACAATCGTTTTTCAGAGGTGAATACCGATTTGCTAATTTGTATGGCTTGCTTGAATCCAAGTAATTCATTTGTggcttttgataaggaaaagttAATACATCTAGCAAAGTTCTATCCATATGATTTTCCTGGGACAGATATCTTGGCACTTGACTCTCAGCTtcagaatttcatttttgatatgCGCAACAATGACTTGTTTTTAGAGCTTCAAGGAGTTAGTGAACTTGCTGAAAAGTTAGTGAGCACGAGGAAGCATGAgacttatccattagtctattTGCTTGTGAA GAACACCCTGggaaaaattcctggagccgccactgacACAGAGAGACAAGTCTTCGAACAATGtgttatcaaaagaaaaaaaaggtcttTGAACAATGTCCAGATTGACTCTTCGAACATTGAACATTCAAATGGCTCTTTGCATGCTTCTGGGTCTTTGAACTTGTTCTAA